One window from the genome of Hippoglossus hippoglossus isolate fHipHip1 chromosome 10, fHipHip1.pri, whole genome shotgun sequence encodes:
- the fbxl3l gene encoding F-box/LRR-repeat protein 3, with the protein MKRGRTGFKSKCPTFSSHKERAQRQKWGVSSLSLSPAEDWGNLPHHVVLQIFHHLSLIDRARASSACRCWNEVFHTPDLWRRFEFELNQPATSYLRPTHPDLIQQIIKKHAQHLQYISFKVDSCIESAEAACDILSQLVNCTIKTLGLISTARPSFMDVSQAHFVSALTVVFVNSKSLSSIKIDDTPVDDPSLKVLVANNRDTLKLLKMSSCPHVSPAGILCVADQCHGLRELALNYHLLSDELLLALSSEKHVHLEHLRIDVVSEIPGQTHFHTIKRSSWQALVRHSPKVNIVMYFFLYEEEFEPFFREETPVTHLYFGRAVSKEMLGRTGLNCPRLVELVVCANGLEPLDEELIQIAERCKSLTAIGLGECEVTCSGFLEFVKMCGGRLTQLSIMEEVLIPDSSYNMEQIHSEVSKHLGRMWFPDMMPTW; encoded by the exons ATGAAGCGAGGACGGACAGGTTTCAAATCAAAGTGCCCGACCTTCTCTTCCCACAAGGAGAGGGCTCAGAGACAGAAGTGGGGGGTGTCCAGCTTGTCCCTGTCTCCAGCAGAGGACTGGGGTAACCTGCCCCACCACGTCGTCCTGCAGATCTTCCATCATCTGTCCCTCATAGACCGGGCCAGGGCCTCGTCCGCGTGTCGCTGCTGGAATGAGGTCTTTCACACCCCCGACCTGTGGAGGAGGTTTGAGTTTGAGCTCAATCAGCCGGCCACCTCCTACCTGCGCCCCACTCACCCTGACCTCATTCAGCAGATCATCAAGAAGCACGCCCAGCACCTGCAGTACATCAGCTTTAAG GTGGACAGCTGCATCGAGTCTGCAGAGGCGGCCTGTGACATTCTCTCCCAGCTGGTGAACTGTACCATTAAGACCCTGGGGCTGATTTCCACAGCACGGCCCAGCTTCATGGATGTGTCCCAG GCTCACTTTGTGTCTGCACTGACCGTGGTGTTTGTCAACTCCAAGTCCCTGTCCTCTATCAAGATTGATGACACCCCAGTGGACGACCCGTCCTTGAAGGTGCTGGTTGCCAACAACAGGGACACACTCAAGCTGCTGAAGATGAGCAGCTGTCCTCATGTCTCCCCAGCAG gtATCCTGTGTGTGGCAGATCAGTGCCATGGCCTAAGGGAGCTGGCATTGAACTACCACCTCCTCAGTGATGAGCTCCTGCTTGCTCTCTCCTCTGAAAAACACGTCCACCTGGAGCACCTGCGCATTGATGTGGTAAGCGAAATCCCCGGCCAGACGCACTTTCACACCATCAAGAGGAGCAGCTGGCAGGCCCTGGTCCGACACTCGCCCAAGGTCAACATCGTCATGTACTTCTTCCTCTACGAGGAGGAGTTCGAGCCCTTCTTCCGAGAGGAGACTCCCGTCACCCACCTGTACTTTGGCCGGGCCGTCAGCAAAGAGATGCTGGGCCGCACTGGACTGAACTGCCCTCGGCTGGTGGAGCTGGTCGTGTGTGCCAACGGCCTGGAGCCCCTGGACGAGGAGCTGATCCAGATCGCAGAGCGCTGCAAGAGCTTGACGGCCATCGGGCTCGGCGAGTGCGAGGTGACCTGCAGTGGCTTTCTGGAATTTGTGAAGATGTGCGGGGGCAGGCtgactcagctgtcaatcatggagGAGGTGCTGATCCCAGACAGCAGCTACAACATGGAGCAGATCCACAGCGAAGTGTCCAAGCACCTGGGCCGCATGTGGTTCCCCGATATGATGCCCACCTGGTAG
- the atp10b gene encoding probable phospholipid-transporting ATPase VB, with the protein MTWRRPLAAVRDALRGQRARENDLRNLVSNLPYEGLEKGKQPNRYFPGNAIKTTKYTLLLFIPMNLFEQFHRLANLYFVGLAILNFVPVVNAFQPEVALIPICVILSLTALKNAWEDFRRYKSDRKLNNTPCFIYSRREKEFMERRWKDLRVGDFVKIVCNEIVPADLLLLHTSDPKGVCLIETANLDGETNLKQRRVVSGLCISDPEFEPESFNSIVVCEKPNINLNHFKCYVEDPDKEKVGAGLESLLLRGCTVRNTDHAVGFVVYAGHETKSMLNNNGPRYKRSKLERKLNIDVIFCVILLLVMCLIGAVGHSLWLQALPTVPPYLVPQSTGQLDSPALSGFYMFFTMIILLQVLIPISLYVSIELVKIVQIFLITNDLDLYDEETDSRMQCKALNITEDLGQIEYIFSDKTGTLTENKMVFRRCSIMGTEYPHKENAIRLTVLDEPESEEEVIFNQRPQPSRTGWSLDPEDTNPKDNQHPPCSRHKGRVSGNDVAFSSPLETEVIPDRKLLQQISGAECSGRQLIDPYLDFFLALAICNTVVVSMATASRRRVSWLPHHRHTNNPLDTMSSLVKRAGSFCHIFTSGQRKPMQKRYRSEDSVVEEDINPPLKIETTENTNELQTRSPRATSDNLSYEAESPDEAALVYAANAYGFTLLARTPDSVTVRLPSGEDLVFEVLDTLAFDSNRKRMSVLVRHPITRECVLYTKGADYAIMELLGTPYAEHLSGSQKNIAADTQHHLDCYAKEGLRTLCITKKVVSDKVYESWSLNRQRAQAAIENREELLVETALQLETNLSLLGATGIEDRLQENVPDTIVALREAGIQVWVLTGDKPETAVNISYACRLLEEEDLVINMSCKNKLICTSILDSTLEEVRRYGEDPRNVDTTPDISLVIDGRTLAMVLSSDLQDRFVDLAKRCRSVLCCRVTPLQKSSVVKLVREKLKVMTLAVGDGANDVNMIQAADIGIGISGQEGMQAVMASDFAISHFKHLKKLLLVHGHWCHTRLANMIIYFFYKNVAYVNLLFWYQFYCGFSGTAMIDYWLMIFFNLFFTSVPPVMFGIMDKDISAEMLMGVPELYRTGQGRGEYNPKTFWVSILDAFYQSLVCFFIPYLAYQDSDIDVFTFGTPLNTISLFTILLHLSIEIKTWTLVHWVVMLGSVALYFIVTLAYSAICITCNPPSNPYWILQSQMADPMFYLVCIITTVVALLPRYVFHVLRNSIAPSPLMQARHLDRLDPSSRDQWIKEWRSFRGGGHVKRSRLSTPPSPTLETPVDIYPQSPTASDIAEDDFALNVITNYQRPEHTRNKDVLAS; encoded by the exons ATGACGTGGAGGCGCCCCCTGGCTGCGGTCAGGGATGCTCTGAGAGGTCAGAGGGCGAGGGAGAACGACCTCCGCAACTTGGTGTCCAATCTGCCTTACGAGGGACTAGAGAAGGGGAAGCAACCCAACCGCTACTTTCCCGGCAACGCCATCAAGACCACCAAATAcaccctgctcctcttcatccccaTGAACCTCTTTGAGCAGTTTCACCGTCTGGCCAACCTCTACTTCGTGGGCCTAGCTATTCTGAACTTTGTCCCCGTGGTGAACGCGTTCCAGCCCGAGGTAGCTCTTATTCCAATCTGTGTCATCCTGTCTCTGACGGCCTTGAAGAACGCCTGGGAGGACTTCAGGAGGTACAAGTCAGACAGGAAGCTCAACAACACACCGTGCTTCATCTACAGCAG gagagaaaaagagtttATGGAGAGGCGTTGGAAGGACCTACGAGTGGGGGATTTTGTGAAGATCGTCTGCAACGAGATCGTCCCAGCAGAcctcctgctcctgcacacGTCGGACCCCAAAGGCGTTTGTCTCATAGAGACGGCCAACCTGGATGGAGAGACCAACCTGAAGCAGAGGAGGGTGGTGTCTGGGCTCTGCATCTCA GATCCTGAATTTGAACCTGAAAGCTTCAACAGCATCGTAGTGTGCGAGAAGCCCAACATCAATCTGAATCATTTCAAGTGTTATGT AGAGGACCCTGATAAAGAGAAGGTGGGTGCTGGACTGGAGAGTCTGCTGCTTCGAGGCTGCACAGTGAGAAACACGGACCATGCTGTGGGCTTTGTGGTGTATGCAG GACACGAAACCAAGTCCATGCTCAACAACAACGGGCCGAGGTACAAGCGCAGCAAACTAGAGCGGAAGCTGAACATAGACGTCATCTTCTGCGTCATTCTCCTCCTCGTCATGTGTCTCATCGGGGCAGTAG GTCACTCCTTATGGCTGCAGGCCCTGCCCACTGTGCCCCCTTACCTGGTCCCCCAAAGCACGGGTCAGCTGGACAGTCCTGCTCTGTCCGGCTTTTACATGTTCTTCACCATGATCatcctgctgcag gtccTGATACCCATCTCCCTGTACGTGTCCATCGAGCTGGTAAAGATCGTTCAGATTTTCCTCATCACCAATGACCTTGATCTGTACGATGAGGAGACGGACAGTCGCATGCAGTGTAAGGCCCTGAACATCACGGAGGACCTGGGACAGATTGAATACATCTTCTCAGACAAGACTGGCACCCTCACTGAAAACAAGATGGTGTTTCGCCGATGCTCCATTATGGGCACCGAGTACCCACACAAAGAGAACG CCATCCGTCTGACTGTCCTTGATGAGCcggagtcagaggaggaggtcaTCTTCAACCAGCGGCCACAACCCTCACGCACTGGATGGTCCCTGGATCCTGAGGACACCAACCCCAAAGACAATCAACATCCACCCTGCAGCAGACACAAGGGCAGGGTCTCAGGGAATGACGTGGCCTTCAGTAGTCCGCTG gaaactgaggtGATTCCAGACAGGAAGCTGCTTCAGCAGATTAGCGGGGCAGAGTGCAGCGGCAGGCAGCTGATAGATCCCTACCTGGACTTCTTTCTGGCTCTCGCCATTTGCAACACTGTGgtggtttccatggcaacagcttCGAGACGGAGG GTGAGTTGGCTcccacaccacagacacacaaacaaccctCTGGACACTATGTCCAGCCTGGTGAAAAGAGCCGGCTCTTTCTGCCACATTTTCACCTCCGGGCAGCGCAAACCAATGCAGAAGCGTTACCGCTCAGAGGACTCAGTTGTAGAGGAGGATATTAATCCGCCTTTAAAGATTGAGACGACTGAAAACACCAATGAGCTCCAAACACGTTCGCCCCGTGCAACCTCAGATAATCTCAGCTACGAGGCAGAGAGTCCGGATGAGGCCGCCCTAGTGTACGCGGCCAATGCATATGGCTTCACTCTGTTGGCCCGCACCCCCGACAGTGTGACGGTGCGGCTCCCGTCTGGGGAGGACCTGGTGTTTGAGGTGCTGGACACCTTAGCCTTTGACTCCAACAGGAAGAGAATGTCTGTGTTGGTGCGACACCCGATCACCAGAGAGTGTGTGCTGTACACTAAAGGTGCAGACTATGCCATCATGGAGCTGCTCGGCACACCGTACGCAG AGCACCTCAGTGGGAGCCAGAAGAATATAGCAGCTGATACTCAGCATCACCTTGACTGCTACGCTAAAGAAGGGCTGCGGACACTTTGCATCACAAAGAAG gtTGTGAGTGACAAAGTGTATGAGAGCTGGTCACTGAACAGACAGAGAGCTCAGGCTGCTatagaaaacagagaggagCTCCTCGTGGAAACTgctctgcagctggagacaaacCTCTCCCTGCTGG GGGCGACGGGCATCGAGGACCGTCTCCAGGAGAATGTCCCAGACACCATCGTGGCGCTGCGGGAGGCAGGGATCCAGGTGTGGGTGCTGACCGGTGACAAGCCGGAGACAGCTGTCAACATCAGCTATGCCTGCAGGCTGCTGGAAGAGGAGGACCTGGTGATTAACATGAGCTGCAAAAACAAG ctcattTGCACATCCATCCTGGACAGTActctggaggaggtgaggcGGTACGGAGAAGACCCCCGCAACGTGGACACGACCCCAGACATCTCTCTGGTGATCGACGGACGCACCCTGGCCATGGTCCTGTCCTCGGACCTGCAGGACCGCTTCGTGGACCTGGCGAAGCGCTGCCGCTCCGTGCTCTGCTGCCGAGTCACACCCTTGCAGAAGAGCAGCGTGGTGAAGCTGGTGCGGGAGAAGCTCAAGGTCATGACACTCGCTGTTG GTGATGGTGCAAATGACGTCAACATGATCCAAGCAGCTGATATCGGCATTGGGATATCGGGTCAGGAGGGCATGCAG GCGGTCATGGCAAGTGACTTCGCTATATCTCACTTCAAACACCTGAAAAAACTCCTCCTGGTTCACGGACACTGGTGCCACACTCGACTGGCCAACATGATCATTTACTTCTTCTATAAGAATGTG GCCTATGTGAACCTCCTGTTCTGGTATCAGTTCTACTGCGGCTTCTCCGGCACGGCCATGATCGACTACTGGCTGATGATTTTCTTCaacctcttcttcacctccgtACCGCCCGTCATGTTCGGGATAATGGACAAAGACATCTCTGCAGAGATGCTGATGGGTGTTCCTGAGCTGTACAGGACTGGACAGGGTAGAGGG GAATACAACCCAAAAACTTTCTGGGTCTCCATCCTCGATGCCTTCTATCAGAGTCTGGTCTGCTTCTTCATTCCATACTTG GCTTACCAGGACTCAGACATTGATGTTTTTACCTTTGGAACTCCTTTGAACACAATCTCTCTATTTACCATCCTGCTGCATCTGTCAATAGAGATCAAAACCTGG ACGCTGGTTCATTGGGTAGTCATGCTGGGCAGTGTGGCGCTGTACTTCATCGTAACGCTGGCCTACAGCGCCATCTGCATCACCTGTAACCCTCCGTCCAACCCGTACTGGATCCTCCAGAGCCAGATGGCCGACCCCATGTTCTACCTTGTCTGCATCATCACCACTGTGGTGGCTCTGCTGCCCAG GTACGTGTTTCACGTGCTGAGGAACTCTATCGCCCCCTCCCCGCTCATGCAAGCCAGGCATCTGGACCGGCTGGACCCGTCCTCGAGGGACCAGTGGATCAAGGAGTGGAGGAGCTTCAGGGGCGGAGGGCATGTCAAACGCTCCAGGCTGTCTACCCCACCCTCTCCCACCCTGGAGACCCCTGTGGACATTTATCCCCAGTCTCCCACCGCCTCTGATATCGCGGAGGATGATTTTGCACTGAATGTCATCACAAACTATCAGAGGCCCGAACACACAAGGAACAAAGATGTGCTGGCATCTTGA